From the genome of Deinococcota bacterium, one region includes:
- a CDS encoding Tol biopolymer transporter periplasmic protein, which yields MHRSVITILLLLFAAACSSQPAPGGRPVIESFTANPATVAPGDQSTLAWQVTGATSLSISPGVGPVTGSSTTVTPSHTTEYTLTAANAAGETTDATKVTVTGTGDGDGDGDGDGDGDGDAAPLHNTIAYARGNGDEIRLVSPDGTGDRRLWAHGLDDPSERYEVWSMSWSPDARQLAFASTHERGCSLFIADIYTVDADGTDYRRLTQGPACAALSAYPKGTVRVPVRNDGFSSFSGFLYFQGAPGVQPVNLPPGGSGVVTFENVADFGSGFLQVATVIAPNDAFNLPDARAILGATATDVQAGGTVTTAEARVSIPAAPWEARSPSWKWDGSSLGFVLNFNALLELPPAPEPLEFGSRLLAENAETPFLILYAARGPTAATANQLLHTGWGPGEPTTIHLTPEGAATVGEPLVSFTSTESVFGLAWLPDGSGFAYSVTEGDYFGEDRSSNLFVYDFASGEATRLTSLTGDFVNQIGVSPDGQRFVFDRAAEFDVTTGKLSDLDLWVVDRDGSGLALLVEDAYAPAWSW from the coding sequence ATGCACCGATCCGTCATCACCATCCTCCTGCTCCTCTTCGCCGCCGCCTGCAGCAGCCAGCCCGCGCCGGGCGGCAGGCCGGTCATCGAGAGCTTCACCGCCAACCCTGCCACCGTCGCGCCGGGGGACCAAAGCACGCTCGCCTGGCAGGTGACGGGGGCGACCAGCCTGAGCATCAGCCCCGGTGTCGGCCCGGTGACGGGCTCGAGCACGACCGTCACGCCCAGTCACACGACCGAATACACCCTCACCGCCGCCAACGCCGCCGGCGAGACGACCGACGCGACCAAAGTGACCGTCACCGGAACTGGGGATGGAGACGGTGATGGAGACGGTGATGGAGACGGTGATGGAGACGCCGCGCCCCTGCATAACACCATCGCCTACGCGCGCGGCAATGGCGACGAAATCCGGCTCGTCAGCCCGGACGGGACGGGCGACCGCCGCCTGTGGGCGCACGGCCTGGACGACCCCAGTGAACGCTACGAGGTCTGGAGCATGAGCTGGAGCCCCGACGCGCGGCAACTCGCCTTCGCCAGCACCCACGAGCGCGGCTGCTCGCTGTTTATAGCCGACATCTACACTGTAGACGCTGACGGCACCGACTACCGCCGCCTCACCCAGGGGCCAGCCTGCGCCGCCTTGAGCGCGTACCCCAAGGGCACGGTGCGGGTGCCGGTCCGCAACGACGGCTTCAGCTCGTTTTCGGGCTTTCTCTACTTCCAGGGTGCGCCCGGCGTGCAGCCGGTCAACCTGCCGCCGGGCGGCAGCGGGGTGGTGACCTTCGAAAACGTCGCCGACTTCGGGTCGGGGTTCCTGCAGGTCGCCACGGTCATCGCCCCCAACGACGCCTTCAACTTGCCTGACGCTCGAGCAATCCTCGGCGCTACCGCCACCGACGTTCAAGCGGGCGGCACGGTCACGACGGCCGAGGCGCGGGTGTCCATCCCCGCTGCCCCGTGGGAGGCGCGCTCGCCCAGCTGGAAATGGGACGGCTCGAGCCTGGGCTTCGTGCTCAACTTCAATGCTCTTCTGGAACTTCCGCCTGCACCGGAGCCGCTCGAATTCGGCAGCCGCCTCCTGGCCGAGAATGCAGAGACGCCCTTTCTGATCCTCTATGCGGCGCGCGGGCCGACCGCGGCGACGGCGAACCAGCTTCTCCACACGGGCTGGGGTCCGGGCGAGCCCACGACCATCCACCTCACGCCTGAGGGCGCGGCGACGGTCGGCGAGCCGCTCGTGTCCTTCACGTCTACCGAGTCCGTCTTCGGCCTGGCCTGGCTCCCCGACGGCTCGGGCTTCGCCTACTCGGTCACGGAGGGCGACTACTTCGGAGAGGACAGAAGCAGCAATCTGTTCGTCTACGACTTCGCTTCCGGCGAGGCCACCCGCCTGACTTCGCTCACTGGCGACTTCGTGAACCAGATCGGCGTATCGCCTGACGGCCAGCGCTTTGTTTTCGACCGGGCAGCGGAGTTCGACGTCACCACCGGGAAGCTCTCGGACCTCGACCTGTGGGTGGTCGACCGTGACGGCAGCGGTCTGGCACTGTTGGTCGAGGACGCCTATGCCCCAGCCTGGAGTTGGTAG